Sequence from the Gemmatimonadota bacterium genome:
CCGTCACCTGGAAGTCGAGGGCTTTGTCCTCCTCCCGGATATGCTTGACGCCGAACACATCGCGTCGCTGAAGGCCGAACTGGCCGATGTGCCCATGGAATGCAAAGACTACAGCGACTGCCAGACCTACTGCCTGGAGGCCCAGTGGCTCAGTCCGGCCATGTGCGCCCTGATCGGGCATCCGCCCATGATCGAGTTCCTCGAAGTGCTGATGGGGCCGGATATCGTGTTTACGCGAGGCCTGTTCACGCGGACCCTGTCGGGTTCGCCGCCCATTTCCATGCATACGGACGGCCAGCCCTACGGCTCCTCCATTTTCAGCTTCGAGGGCAGTTCGCCGCGTCTGGTCCGTGTGCTTTACTACCTGGACGATCTGCCGCCGGAAAGAGCGCCGTTCCGGGTCGTGCCGCGTTCGCACCTGTCCTTCCACGCCCATGGCAACCCGTACGTGCGCTATAAGTCCCATCCCCAGGAGGTGACCCTTTGCGCGAAAGCGGGGTCGGCCCTGGTCATACCGAAGGACGTCTTTCACGGTACCCATCCCAACCGCGACACGGTTCCCCGGGAATTGATCCAGTTCGGTTACC
This genomic interval carries:
- a CDS encoding phytanoyl-CoA dioxygenase family protein, with the protein product MESATVQIDPREEIGFMQVDETDFGSFTTAQRIRHLEVEGFVLLPDMLDAEHIASLKAELADVPMECKDYSDCQTYCLEAQWLSPAMCALIGHPPMIEFLEVLMGPDIVFTRGLFTRTLSGSPPISMHTDGQPYGSSIFSFEGSSPRLVRVLYYLDDLPPERAPFRVVPRSHLSFHAHGNPYVRYKSHPQEVTLCAKAGSALVIPKDVFHGTHPNRDTVPRELIQFGYRPAWSGPVQPMEEWDPGDVAAAPAQARPFLQSLNTTGLEWQQPHKPKGMKSEARGIDPDRWED